Genomic DNA from Frondihabitans sp. PAMC 28766:
GCCCTCGCCGACCTCGTCGATCACGCCCGCCGCGTCCATGCCGACCACGTAGGGGGGACCTGCCATGGGGGCGCCGAGGCCCGAGCGGCTGAGGCTGTCGGTCGGGCTGACCGCCGCCGCCCTCACCGCGATCCGCACCTCGCCGAAGCCGGCGTGCGGCTCCGGCCTCTCGACGGTCTCCAGTTTTTCAGGCCCACCGAATTCGTTCACACCGATCACACGCATGAGATCGACGCTATCCTCGCGGGGCATGAGCGACTCACAGTTTCCTGTCATCCGGCAGACCGTCATCGACACCCCCGACCCGCGCGGTCTGGGCGACTTCTATCGGCAGCTGCTCGGGCTCCAGTGGTCGCCGGGCGACGAGCCGGGCGGTGCGACCGATCTGTCGGCGCTGGAGGCCGGCGAGCCCATCGACTGGACCGGCCTCGACGACGCGTCGGGACGTCGCATCCTGGCGTTCCAGCGCGTCCAGGGGCTGCCGAGGCCCGTGTGGCCCGACGGCAACCCGCCGCAGATGATGCACCTCGACCTTGCCGTGCCCGACGCCGCGGTGCTCGAGCATCAGCGGGCGAGAGCCGAGCAGCTCGGCGCCACGATGATCCGCGACGAGTCGGCCGACCCCGACGAAGCGCTCTACGTCTTCACCGATCCCTCGGGGCACCCGTTCTGCATCTTCGTCGCAGCAGCCTGAGCACGGGTTACGCTTTCAGGGTCACGGCCCGGCGGAGGGCCTTGGTCTGATCAGCCTCATGGTCGGGGCTCGACGAAGGGAGCGGCCGTGGAACTGCTCATCGGCGTCGGCGTCATCGCCCTCCTGGTGGTCGGCATCGGCCGGTGGGTGCGGCCCGCTCGGCCGAAGCCTCCCGTCGCCTCCTCGCCTCCTCCCTCTGCAGCTTCGAGTGTCGACGGTGGCGCGATGCTCGCGACTCCCGCCGCGCCCTCTACCGAAGTGCAGAGCCAGGGCGCAGGATCGGGGGCAGGCGGCTCCTGGGCCGAGGCCCAGCGCCTCCGAGGCCTGCTCCTCGCGCGCCGAGTGCCGCCCGTTTTCACCAGCTGGCAGCTGGTGCCCGAGCCCGGCGAGGTCTTCTTCTACGAGCTCGGAGCCGACTACGAGCGCTTCTACGGGCAGGAGGTCGGCTACCGCCCGGCCTCGGGGTTCTACTTCGGCAGCCCCGCGTTCATCCTCGCGGGGCTCGCGGTCAGCGGGATCACGAACGTGCAACGGCGTCGGGACGCGGCCGCCCAGTCGGCGACGCAGTGGCGCGAGCTCGAAGCGATCCGGTTCGTCGTGACGAACCACCGGCTGCTCTGCCTCGTCGGCGGGCAGTGGGTCAGCTTCCACTACGGCGCGATGACGGCGGTCTACCCCGAGGTCGCCTCGGGCGCGCTCATCTGCGAGTTCACCGGGGTGCCGCCACTGCGGCTGCAGGGCCCGGACGTCGCGATCGCCGCCGTGATGACGGTGTTCGCGACGCACGGCCTGCAGGCGGTGGCAGAGCACCCGAGCCTGCAGGTGCTCGGGTAACTTTCGCGAACGCACAAAACCCCCGCCGGCGGCATCCGCGCAATGCCTAGGCATTGCGCGCGCGCCACCGGCGAGGGTTTCGTGAGGTGAGAGTGGGGCTAGCGGCCGCGACCGCCGGCGCCGCCGCCGCGCGGCGCGCTGCCGCGGACGAGCGAACCGACTTTCAGCGAGCCGGGGCGACCGCCGCCGGAGGAGGCGCGGCGCGAGCCGTTGCCACCCTCACGGCGCTGGCCGCCGTCACGCCCACCGGACTGCTCGGCGGCGAAGGCCGCCTGGTCGTTGCGCACACCGTTCGAGCGGCTGGCGCCGCCGTCCGACTGCGCACGGCGGTTCTGGCGCTCGTCGCGAACGGGTGCGGCCGAGGCGGGGGCACCCGAGCCGGACTCCGTCGAGTAGAACGTCTTGGAGCCCGTGCGCGGGGCCTCGCTGCGGCTGCGGTCGTTGCCACCGCGACCACCGGCACCGCGGCCGGCCTGGCCAGAGCGACCGGCAGCGCCCTGCGAGCGGCCCGTGCCGGCGCCTCCGCGACGGGGCGAGCCGTCGGATCCTGCGCCCTGACCGGCCGCAGCGGGACGACCCGAGCGGTCGCGGCGAGCGATGGGGGTGCCGTCGGCGTTCTGGCGGGCGACGCGCTTGCGCTGGGCGTTCGCGCCGGTCGAGCGACCGCCGCCGCCCTGCTGCTGCGGCGCGCGCTCCGACTTGGGGGCCGGCTTGACGTAGGCCGCGACGTCGCCGACGAGCGCGGCGACCTCGGGGGAGGTCGGCTTGACGGCGGTGACCGTCGCGGTGATGCCGGCCTTCTTCATCATCTGAGCGACGTCGCGACGCTGGCTCGGAATGACGAGGGTGACCACGTCGCCCTCGGCGCCGGCGCGAGCCGTGCGGCCCGAGCGATGCAGGTACGCCTTGTGCTCGGTCGGCGGGTCGACGTGGATCACGAGCTCGATGTCGTCGACGTGCACGCCGCGGGCGGCGACGTCGGTCGCGACGAGGACGCGCGCGGAGCCGTCTTGGAACGCGGCGAGGTTGCGGTCGCGCTGCGGCTGCGACAGGTTGCCGTGCAGGTCGACCGAGGGGATGCCCGACTCGGTCAGCTGCTTGGCGAGCTTCTTGGCGTGGTGCTTGGTGCGCATGAAGAGGATGCGGCGGCCCTGGCCCGAGGCGAGCTTCTCGATGAGCGCCTTCTTGGTCTCGAGCGACTCGGTCTCGAACACGTGGTGGGTCATCTTCGCCACGGGCGAGTTGGCCTCGTCGACCGAGTGCAGCACCTCGTTGTGGAGGAACTGCTTGACGAGCTTGTCCACGCCGTTGTCGAGCGTCGCGCTGAAGAGCAGGCGCTGGCCGTTCTCGGGAGTGGCCTTCAGGATGCGCGTCACACCGGGCAGGAAGCCGAGGTCGGCCATGTGGTCGGCCTCGTCGAGCACGGTGATCTCGATGGCGTCGAGCTTGACGAAGCCCTGCTTCATCAGGTCTTCGAGGCGGCCGGGGCAGGCGACGATGATGTCGACGCCCTGCTTGAGGGCCTGCACCTGACGGTTCTGTGAGACGCCGCCGAAGATCGTGGTGGTGTTCATACCGTAGGCCGCAGCCATCGGCGCGAGGACGGCGTCGATCTGGGTGGCCAGCTCGCGCGTGGGGGCGAGCACCATGCCGATCGGGCGGCCCGGGCGGCGCTTGCCGCCGGCGAGCTTGCCGCCGAGACGGGCGGCCATGGGGATGGAGAAGGCCAGGGTCTTGCCTGAGCCGGTCTTGCCGCGGCCGAGTACGTCGCGGCCGTTCAGGGTGTCGGGCAGCGTGTCGACCTGGATCGGGAACGCGGTGGACTTGCCATCCGCGAGAAGGGCTTTGACGATGGGCCCGGGGACGCCGAGGGAGGCGAAGGTGGTGCCCTCGTCCTCGACCTCGGTGGCAGTGGTGATGGTGTCTGTCATGGGGTGGTGCCTTTCAGGCATCGGGTATCGAGCCCCATGGGCTTGCATCTTTCGACGACGCAGCTGGACTCGAGATGTGGCGACGGAGCAGTTGTGCTCGATCGTTTCGCCGCAGAGTGTGCTTCGCAAATTCGGCTTGTCACACCCGTCTTGGACGGGGAACCGAGGGTTGTGAGGGGCGTACTACGACGCAGGGAGCCGATCGGGTCGGCTCGCAAGTAACTCCATCGTATCAGTAGGAGCCGCTGTAGCGCTCGCCGACGGGGATCTCGACGGCGACGGTGTTGCCCGGCTGGGCGAGCGGGCAAGCCCACGCGGGGTCGTAGGCGCAGCTCGGGTTGTACGCGAAGTTGAAGTCGAGGACCAGGTGGCCCGGCCTCGATCCTGGGCCCAGATCGGCCCCTTTGACGGTGTCGATCAGGTAGCGGCCGCCGCCGTACGTGCCGCCTTTCTTGCCGGCCAGCGCGTCTTTCACCGGGATGAAGACGCCGCCGCCGTACGAGGCGAGACGCCACACGTCGAGCGTGCCCACGCCGGGCACGTCGACCAGGCCGATGCGGTCGAACGGCACGTCGCCGTCGGTGCCGGTCGGCACGATCATGCGGTGCTCGTCGGCGGGCAGGATCTCGACTTCGAACCGCCAGGCGCGGTCGTACGGCTTCGTGGGCAGCCCGGTGAAGTGCGCGCGGTCTTCGGGCAGCAGCGGGGTCGACGGGTGGTTGGCGAACAGGTCGTCGCGGGTGCGGCGCCAGAGGTCGTGGGCCGACTCGAGGTCGGTCGCCTGGCGGACGCTCCGGTACACCTCGTGGATGTTGCGGCGCCACGAGGCGATGTCGAGGGCGTAATGGGCGGTCTCGGCGGTCGTCTGCTGGGCGCTGTCGCTGTCGCTGGCCCTGGTGCTGGCGTCGTCGGTTGCGGAGGTGCTCGTGGTCACGCGCTCACGCTACTCGCGGCGGGTGTCAGCGGCGGCGCTCGGCGCGCGCGTCGGCGATGTGCTTCGCGGCGACCAACTCGGGCGCCGCTGCCGGTGCGGGCGGTGCGGCCTGCGGCCGGTCGTCGGGGATCGCCGGGATCTCGACGACGAACGACTCGGGGCTCGGCGCGTCGGGCAGGCGCCCGAATCGCTCGGCTCGTGCTTGCGCTTGTGCCTGCGCCCGGGCTCGTGCCTGCGCTTCCGCCGCAGTCTCGTGGTCGAGTGCCATGGCCGCCTCCCTGATCGTCCCGACACAGTACCGCCCTCGGCGCACTGGCGCACGGCGCCCTCGTCGCGACGAAGAGGTATTGCCTTTTTCGACATACAGCTCTGCCTGAATTCAGCGTCGTCGGCCCGACCGCCGGTCGCCGCGCCTGAATTCAGGCGAACCTGTAAGTCCAAAAAAGCAATACCCCTCCGCTGGCCAGCCCGGAGGCCTCGCCTCAGTGGCGACGCACGAGATGTGTCAGGTTGCCACTACACCCCGAAGCGCGAAATAAGCGGCGAAAGGTCGGCTGGTTAGGTGCCACGGCGGCGCGCTCAGGCGGGCGCATCAGCACTCTCGGGCGCGGCCCCGAGGCCGAGGCCGAGGCTGGGGCTTGGGTTGGGGCAGAGTCGGGCGTAGGCCAGGTCGGCGCCAGCTGCCGGAAGCGGAAGCCGCGCCACTGCCACACGAGCCAGAGGCCCGGCCAGAGCAGCGGCGTCAGCCAGCCGGCGTGGAACTCCATGCGGTCGCGCAGCAGCGTGCCGCCGACGAGACCCGACGACCTCGGCGCCGGTGAGACGGCCATGCGGTGCCGGATCTGCAGCAGGGTGAAGGTGCCTGCGATGCCCCGCCCCGTGTCCTCCTGCACCCGCGCGATGCCGCCGAGCGGAGTGGAGTCGACCGGCGGCACCTTGACGTCGTAGAAGCGCAGCGACACGTGCGTCTTGCCGAGCGAGACCAGCCCCAGGATGCGGGCGCTCACCCGGCTGGGAGTGGTGCTCCAGCGTCGCGGGAAGCCGGTCGGCTCCTCGGAGCGGTAGACGAGCAGCGGCGTCGTCACGGCCACCATGACCTCCGGGTTCGCGAGTGCGTCGACGACGGTGGCGGGCGGGGCCGCGAGGGTGAGCTTCAGCTGCACGTGCATGACTTCAGTGTGGCCTCCCCACCCCGGAAGGGCCCCACTACTGTGGTCGGGTGAGTCAAGAGCGCTACCAGGTCCGGTTCGAGTGGGGCCCGACGGGGGCAGCCCGGATCGCGGCGGGCGTCCACGTCATCGTGGTGGCCGACGAGCTCGACGACCACGGGATCTGCTCGGCGGGTGAGCTGGCGCGCCGGGTGCGGGATACGAGCGACGCGGCACGGCTCGACACCGCGCCCGGGCAGCCGGCCGTTCTCTGCGCGACCGAGGCGTCGGCCGCCGACGCGGCCCGACGGATCCTGCGCCTTCAAGGAGACCTCGGCGAGAGGGTCATGATCGCCGTGGTGGCGGCCGGCTCGATCGAGGCGGACGGCTTCCGTCACGCGGTCGAAGACCAGCTCGCGGCCGGGGCCGTGATCGATGCGCTGGCCTCCCTCGGCATCGACGCATCGTCGCCCGAGGCCGCCGTCGCCTGCGCCGCCTGGCAGGGGCTGCGTCGCGCGACGGGGCACCTGCTGACGGCATCGACCTCGACAGCAGCGATCGGGGCGCAGGATGCCAGAGTGCAGCGCGACGCACACCCCGCGTCTGCCGTCGTGCTGAGGGAATTCAGCCCCCGCGCGTAGCGTTCGGGCAAGCAGCAACCCCAATTTTCAGGAGGAACCATGAAGGCAGTGCTGGGCGACGGAACCGTGGTGGCCGAGGCCCCCGAGAGCGACCTCATCAAGATCGAAGGCAACTGGTACTTCCCTCCGGCGAGCGTCAACGACGCCCTGCTCGAGAAGACCGACACGCCCTACACGTGCCCGTGGAAGGGCGAGTGCCAGTACTTCTCGGTGAACGGCCTGCAGGATCGCGCGTGGAGCTACCCCACGCCGTACCCGACCGCGTTCGAGCGCGTGGGCAAGGACTTCTCGAACTACGTCGCGTTCTGGAAAGAGGTCTCCGTCACGGAGTAACCCCCCTTCCGTTCTACCTATAGGTGCGGCCCCGCCGCGCAGAAATTTCTGCACGGCGGGGCCGCACCTATAGGTAGAACTACGCGTCAGGGGCGGCAGCTCGAGCACGGTGCGCACGCACCTTCGCCCGGTTGCCGCATTTCTGCATCGAGCACCAGCGCCGCGTGCCGGCACGCGACTCGTCGAAGAAGACCAGAGAGCAGTCGTCGGCCGCGCAGTGCCGCAGCCGAGCGCCGGGTTCGCCGACGAACCCGACCGCCGCGAACAGAGCGACCCCGTCGCGCGCCACCGACGACAGGGCCTGGCCGACGCGCAAGCGCCCCGCACCGGCCTGCCGGCGGCCCCCCGCGAGCGACGGCGGCACATCCGGCAGGGCCGCATAGAGGTTGACCATGTCGATGTCGCCGGCCTCGGGCAGGTGCCCGTCGGCTGCCCGCAGAGCGAGGTGGGCGATCGCGTCTCGCAGCGTCTTGGCGTCCTGCAGCTCGCGATCGGTCGCGGCCGCTGCCAGGCCCGTGAAGCGCGAAGCCAGCCAGTCGTCGAGGTCGGCGGGGGTCGCGAGCCCGTCCCAGCCCGACGCCGGGAGACCGGAGGCCGACCCGAACGTGCCCTCGGCGAAGCCCCCGAGGTAGGCGAAGTCGAGGCTGACCGCACCCGCGTCGAAGAACCAGCGGAGCCCCGCATCGGACACGAACCACTGACCCGTCGGCATGTAACCACCCTAGCCGGTCGCTCCCCTCCGTTTACCTATAGGTGCGGCCCTCGCGACAGGAAATTTCTGTGCGGCAAACGCTCGCCTATAGGTAAAACGGAGGGGGACGGGGGTCAGACGGGGCGGCGCACCCAGGTGATGAGGTTCGCGTCGTCGTACCGCTTCGAGCAGCGGCCGCACGACAGCGGCCGCGCGGGAGTGCGGTAGCGGTAGTGCTCGTGCCCCGCCGGGCAGCGCCCCACCCACGGCGCCAGCTCGGACGCGATCGCGCCGTCGTGCAGCCGATCGCCGACGTAGCCGAGCTCTTCGGCGACCGAACGCCAGCGCGGCCCGTGCCCCGCCTTCGACCCGGCGATCGCATGCGCCACCTCGTGCAGCAGCACCTGGTGGATCTCGTCGTCGTCGTACCGCTCGGCCAGGTGCCGTGACACCGAGATGAGCTTCTTGCCGTAGTCGCAGAGGCCCGCGCGCGTCTTGGCGTTGTCGAAGGCGAACGACCAGACCGCAGGATCCAGATGCATGGCGATCAACGCATCCGCCCACCGCCGCACGCGGGTGAGATCGGCCAACGGCTACGACTGGTCGGTCGGCGGCGTCTTCTGGCGAGACGTGTCGAAGGCGCCCCAGATGCTCCGGGCGGCTTTGCGCGCACGAGTGACCTCGGCGTCGAAGCCGTTGCCCGCGGGCTCGTCGTCTTCGTTGCGGTCTTCGTCGTCGATGTCACGGCGCGACCGGCCCGGAGCCGTCGCGTGCGGGACAGCGATGGCCTGCGTCTCGACGCCGATCGAGACCGCGTCGGAGACGGGCTCGTCAGTCGGGGCGTCAGGGTCGAGGCGGGCTGCGGCGTCGGGGTTGAGGCGCTGCGGGGCGGCCGGCGCCTCGGTGGGGGTGCTCAGAAAAGCGGGGGAGCCCGTCGATCGGAATCGCGGCGCCGGGTCGGTGTCTTCGACATCGCTCTCGTCGCCGTCCGAATCGGTCGGGGCGCCCGGGGTCGACTCGCGGCCCAGGTAGCCGGGGGCGTCGACGACGATCGGGGCGACCATCGGCTCGACGGGCTCGCTGGGGGCGACGTCGGCCGGGGCGGCCTCGGCCAGCACCGGAGTCTCTTCGGCGGGCTCGGGCTCGTTCAGCGACTCGGGCTGCAGGATCGCCCGCATCACGCCTTCGATGGCA
This window encodes:
- a CDS encoding CGNR zinc finger domain-containing protein, which translates into the protein MPTGQWFVSDAGLRWFFDAGAVSLDFAYLGGFAEGTFGSASGLPASGWDGLATPADLDDWLASRFTGLAAAATDRELQDAKTLRDAIAHLALRAADGHLPEAGDIDMVNLYAALPDVPPSLAGGRRQAGAGRLRVGQALSSVARDGVALFAAVGFVGEPGARLRHCAADDCSLVFFDESRAGTRRWCSMQKCGNRAKVRAHRARAAAPDA
- a CDS encoding DUF1684 domain-containing protein is translated as MASWRRNIHEVYRSVRQATDLESAHDLWRRTRDDLFANHPSTPLLPEDRAHFTGLPTKPYDRAWRFEVEILPADEHRMIVPTGTDGDVPFDRIGLVDVPGVGTLDVWRLASYGGGVFIPVKDALAGKKGGTYGGGRYLIDTVKGADLGPGSRPGHLVLDFNFAYNPSCAYDPAWACPLAQPGNTVAVEIPVGERYSGSY
- a CDS encoding DEAD/DEAH box helicase, with the translated sequence MTDTITTATEVEDEGTTFASLGVPGPIVKALLADGKSTAFPIQVDTLPDTLNGRDVLGRGKTGSGKTLAFSIPMAARLGGKLAGGKRRPGRPIGMVLAPTRELATQIDAVLAPMAAAYGMNTTTIFGGVSQNRQVQALKQGVDIIVACPGRLEDLMKQGFVKLDAIEITVLDEADHMADLGFLPGVTRILKATPENGQRLLFSATLDNGVDKLVKQFLHNEVLHSVDEANSPVAKMTHHVFETESLETKKALIEKLASGQGRRILFMRTKHHAKKLAKQLTESGIPSVDLHGNLSQPQRDRNLAAFQDGSARVLVATDVAARGVHVDDIELVIHVDPPTEHKAYLHRSGRTARAGAEGDVVTLVIPSQRRDVAQMMKKAGITATVTAVKPTSPEVAALVGDVAAYVKPAPKSERAPQQQGGGGRSTGANAQRKRVARQNADGTPIARRDRSGRPAAAGQGAGSDGSPRRGGAGTGRSQGAAGRSGQAGRGAGGRGGNDRSRSEAPRTGSKTFYSTESGSGAPASAAPVRDERQNRRAQSDGGASRSNGVRNDQAAFAAEQSGGRDGGQRREGGNGSRRASSGGGRPGSLKVGSLVRGSAPRGGGAGGRGR
- a CDS encoding DUF427 domain-containing protein, encoding MKAVLGDGTVVAEAPESDLIKIEGNWYFPPASVNDALLEKTDTPYTCPWKGECQYFSVNGLQDRAWSYPTPYPTAFERVGKDFSNYVAFWKEVSVTE
- a CDS encoding SprT-like domain-containing protein codes for the protein MADLTRVRRWADALIAMHLDPAVWSFAFDNAKTRAGLCDYGKKLISVSRHLAERYDDDEIHQVLLHEVAHAIAGSKAGHGPRWRSVAEELGYVGDRLHDGAIASELAPWVGRCPAGHEHYRYRTPARPLSCGRCSKRYDDANLITWVRRPV
- a CDS encoding VOC family protein is translated as MSDSQFPVIRQTVIDTPDPRGLGDFYRQLLGLQWSPGDEPGGATDLSALEAGEPIDWTGLDDASGRRILAFQRVQGLPRPVWPDGNPPQMMHLDLAVPDAAVLEHQRARAEQLGATMIRDESADPDEALYVFTDPSGHPFCIFVAAA
- a CDS encoding tetratricopeptide repeat protein, with amino-acid sequence MTEHDHSDNDAHGGPTSHPVPASLAAPIVPTGPSAAHFSPVSLRPAIDAAALEGRLAELGASRSTAALGERADLLRMLGRLDEALAISEEAFRLAHFTGDRADSTAARIRRAYVFKEQGRLERALNDLHTSRISAATEEWSELEAAAAELEGYTLYDLGRYEESRASLTAALAAYEKAGAPAERTNGLRVAIEGVMRAILQPESLNEPEPAEETPVLAEAAPADVAPSEPVEPMVAPIVVDAPGYLGRESTPGAPTDSDGDESDVEDTDPAPRFRSTGSPAFLSTPTEAPAAPQRLNPDAAARLDPDAPTDEPVSDAVSIGVETQAIAVPHATAPGRSRRDIDDEDRNEDDEPAGNGFDAEVTRARKAARSIWGAFDTSRQKTPPTDQS